The Megachile rotundata isolate GNS110a chromosome 3, iyMegRotu1, whole genome shotgun sequence genome includes a window with the following:
- the LOC105663127 gene encoding uncharacterized protein LOC105663127 yields the protein MVQLTDCNKLCVFFLSVLGLWPYGSKRLRLFKNIFIGVNVWLYILVQVLAFITMEMTLYRVLRNLTLMTISMGSFVKYYTIWYQANTVKGFIDRIQFDWQTNNDVILQIMQKHNYLGKQLSTFFTSCVFSTVVIMTTYHISPIILDKIAPLNESRPIQLPVDAETFFDKEKHAITTTITYYFWIAILAIIYIGTESLTIMICLHAASLFEVTSYYFQRAVSIEVTDTCIPRKCTNNKNMSHLIKSMIMHQETIQFCSVCSSHFKITYSPMIILGVTSLSINVFFLSQSAIHSANFGEAIFYLLLVIGVIQYMFLINLAIQYVMDSAANISTTMYMS from the exons ATGGTTCAATTGACTGATTGCAATAAACTCTGTGTCTTTTTTTTGTCAGTGTTAGGACTTTGGCCATATGGAAGTAAAAGGCTccgattgtttaaaaatatttttatcggcGTTAACGTTTGGCTCTACATACTTGTTCAG gTTCTAGCCTTTATCACTATGGAAATGACATTGTATCGTGTCTTAAGGAACCTGACGCTTATGACTATATCCATGGgttcatttgtaaaatattatacaatttggtATCAAGCTAATACA GTGAAAGGATTTATCGATCGAATTCAATTTGATTGGCAAACGAATAACGATGTGATACTTCAAATTATGCAGAAACACAATTATTTGGGAAAACAGCTGTCAACGTTTTTTACGT CATGTGTTTTCTCGACGGTGGTCATAATGACAACATACCATATTTCACCTATTATTTTGGATAAAATTGCACCCCTCAATGAATCTCGTCCAATACAGTTACCAGTAGATGCGGAAACTTTCTTCGACAAAGAGAAGCATgctattactactactattacaTACTATTTCTGGATAGCGATACTTGCAATTATATATATTGGAACAGAATCATTAACGATTATGATCTGCTTACATGCCGCTAGCTTATTTGAAGTTACTAG TTATTATTTCCAAAGAGCTGTTTCCATCGAAGTAACTGACACTTGTATTCCACGCAAATGTACAAATAATAAGAATATGAGTCACTTAATTAAAAGTATGATTATGCACCAAGAAACAATTCA ATTTTGCAGTGTCTGTAGTAGCCATTTTAAGATAACGTATAGCCCTATGATAATATTAGGAGTTACTTCTCTGAGCATAAATGTGTTTTTC CTCTCGCAATCGGCGATCCATTCAGCGAATTTCGGAGAAGCAATATTCTACTTACTATTAGTTATTGGTGTAATACAATATATGTTTTTGATTAATCTTGCAATTCAGTATGTGATGGATAGTGCTGCTAACATTTCTACAACCATGTACATGTCTTGA